Below is a genomic region from Pristis pectinata isolate sPriPec2 chromosome 37, sPriPec2.1.pri, whole genome shotgun sequence.
TATTATTACTCCATACCAAATGAGGGGCTTGTTGGgattcatagagcatagaaatgggtccttcggcccaacttgtccatgttacCTTCCtcagttggtcccatttgcctgtgtgacccatattcctctacacctttcctctccatgtacctgtctaaatatctcttaaatgttgtaattgtacccacctccaccacttcctgtggcatttTACAAttactttttaattccagatttatttaacggtagtgtagagggcaggcacagtagtgtagcagctagtgcaatcctattacagcaccagcgagccgggttcaattctggccgctgtctgtcaggagtttgtacgttctccccgtgtctgtgtgggtttcctccgggtgctccggtttcctcccacattccaaagacgtacgggttaggaagttgtgggcatgctatgttggcgctggaagcgtggcgacacttgcaggctgcccccagaacactctatgcaaaagacgtatttcactgtgtgttttgatgtacgtgactaataaagatatcttgtcttaattGTCTCACCTGTCATGGCAGGATTTAAACATACAAAATAGAAGCATTCAGCCACTCACACTTGGTCCAAAATTAATGGGGATTATTTACCTCAGCTTTCCTGAAGCACACCCATATTCCTCGATTTTCTTTAATACCCAACAAGctatcaatctgtcttgaataaactcagcaaCCAAACCTCCACAGTCttgctgggcagagaattccgaaGTTTCAGTAACCACTGGGTGACTTTGTTGGTTTAATCTCTTTTCACAGATCAATCCCCTtcctcccaggaatcaatttggtgaattCATTTCCAAATTAGCAGTGTGGTCCTCCAGTAACGTAACCACTACAATCAGACATTACTACTGAATCCAGCAAGATCCTACCATAGATACTTCCAGTTTTCTTTGTAATCACTGGCATTTTATCCTTCAAAGGTGAACAAatattaccatagaacaatacggcacaatacaggcccttcagcccaccatgttgtgccaccctttaaaccacacctatgactatctaaccccttcctcccacatatccctctaacttaaattcccccatatgcttatctaacaatctcttgaacttgtccaatgtatcagcctccaccaccaccccaggcagtgcattccatgcaccaaccactctttgggtgaaaaattacACACAGAATAAACTCATTACCTTTCTGTCAATTAGTTTCCTTCTTGTCAGACTTTTATGATACCATCTCTCTTTCTTAATCCTTGTCTGTACAATTTTTTGCACTGACGGCTTTCTGTGacataattggctgtaaagtactttgtgaCCCAAGGCCTCGAAAGGTGCTATCTTAATGAAAATATCTCAAATCTTTTTACATTGTTGTAAATCTTTTTAAATGTTCTGCTTTAATTGTTTTGAGAATTCTCAGTGCTTTTTATGTTTTGCCCAGGATTACTATTCTTCTTGGCCTTTAAATTTTATACCCCATGTTATTTTAAACATTGACCGTGGTTGatcaaaatcaaataaaatgcagatgctggaaatgtgaaataagatcaagaaatgctggaaatgtgcagctggtcaggcagcatctgtggagagagaaacagtcaatattttgggtgggagactcttcatcagaagcaTGTTGACTTTGATCATGATCCCTGGAGTGGGTAATAGAACCAGGTGCGTTTCAGCTTGTCACAACAAGCTGAAGGATTACAGGCACTTcagatcctgaccttggctgcaaACCTCCCTGTTCCTGCTCGCCAGCTACTCTGATCCCGACTCTTGGGTCTTGCTCTTCACACCagaggatgtgatggtgctggtgagggagattcaccagcatgttacctaggatggagtgtttcagtgatgaggagaggttgggttcgttttccctggagcagaggagattaagaggggacataatcATGGGgaggtatatcaaattatgaggggtatagatagggtcgactgcaggaaacctcccctcccacatcagaggtagataaaactagaagatATTGATTTAGGGTAATGGGAAAGacttagagggaatctgagggaaacctttttcacccagagagtggtgagtacccgGAACATACTGCTGGAGAGCggtggaagtagagtcactgacagtatttaagacGTGTCTAGATCTGCACTTGAACCGCCCAGGCGTAGAAGGTTAACCAGTGGTCACTCTGTGGAACTTGGCTGCTGAGATTTCCACATCCCAGAAGTTCTCCTTTGGTTACAAAGTGCACATCTTGAAATTAGGAAAATCCTTTCATTCAGCCGAAAGCAACATTGGCTGCACAAGCTGACTCATTACCTTTTTGTTAACAGGTgcaaagaggagagagggaggggtgacataagggctggtaggtgataggtggatccaggtgagatgggggatgatgggctaagtgctgggagatgggattaatacagatggatgcccactgggttggcatggatgtggtgggccgaacggcctgtatgTCCCCATGACCCTTCCCAGATATGGACAAAGACCATGTGGATTTAGATACATCCACTCTGCTGCTGTCCAGAGACTGCATCcaagggggggtgggagggtgtcgTTTCATGCTTTGCAAACCTTGAAATCTATGCAGTAGATTTTTCCCCCAATActgtgtgcaatgaaattctgcACAACACTGACAAAGGACAGATATGAAAGGatgctttggatttttttttaaataaagaggtCTTCCTTAAATTCCAAAAAGGCCTGGTTGAGATGGATACAAGTATATACAAGTGCAACTTGTACACTGGATTTTACGGTATCACCCCTCCATTATTACTAAAAGaaatctggtcattattataTCATTGTTTACCAGGGGTCACTGTATGCAACTTGGCtgatgtgttttccacatttcTAAAGTTTTCCTTTGGCAACAAAGTGCTTTGGGAGTGTTCTGAAATTAGAAAAATCCTTTCAATTGGCCGAAAACAATATCAACTGGAAAAGCTGAGACACTACCTTCTTGCTCTCTGCCCTTGGTTTGACCAGCAGCATTTTCTCCTGAATGGCCGAGTTCAGCACCTCGTCCACAGGCACCTCCAGGCTGACCAGCCCCCTGTAACGCTGCAGATCTTTCGGTACGTTCAGGCCTGCAAGAGAACCAGCAGGTCACGGAGATTCTCATCTGTCCCCTCGGATGCAGACAGCTCAGAGCAGGCTTCAAACCGAATTCCCTCAGCCACGCCTCCTTTAGTTTCAGACTTACTACTGCCTTGCACCCGATGTACAAGATCCCAATACTCCAACCCCCTTGGGATGATGGTGATGGCATATTAGCAGATATTCCACCCATCAATACAATAatatttcactgtttttaaaatgttatgcaatagtataatacatttttcagtgaacatagaacactacagcactggacagcccatgatgttgtgccaatctggatgccaatttatactaaatgtcctcctgtgtatcattcatatccctccacattcatgggtctatctaaaagccacaaactccaccaaactgcctgcttccactactacctctggtaactcattctaggcacccaccattctctgcataaaaaaaaacttgcccctcacatcacccttggacttcccccttctaaccttaaaagcataccCAGaagtttgacatttctaccctgcagaaaagattctgactgtctacccaatctgtgcctctcaattttaaaaacctctgacaggtttccccctcagcctccgacactctagggagaaaaacccaagtttgtctaacctctccttataccctctaatccaggcagcatcctggtgaacctcttctgcaccctttccagtctccacatccttcctggaatggggcgaccagaacggcacacaatattccgagtgcggtctgactaaggtttcaaacagctgcagcatgagtTACTCACTCTTATACGCAACACCcctacccctaccaatgaaggaatGCCGTAGGTTTTCTTTACCTGGCGAATTTAAAAGGAGTGGGGAACAGAACCAGGCAAGTTTTGGCTTGTCGTAACAAGCACTCCAGATCTTGACCTTGGCTGCAAACCTCCACGGGTTCCTGCCCCCACAcagcaaccccccaccccaccccaacccaacccCCAATTCCAGGTCATTCTCTGGACCCTTAGCTCACACGGTGGACAAATGAATGAGCCTGATATCAAAGCATTCAGATTTCTAAAGCAGTCAGAcactggagcaaaaaccaaaactggggaggaactcagcaggtcgagcagcacctgtggaggtgaagggacagtcaatgtttcaggttgtgaccttgcatctggACTGAGGGTGTGGAGGATTACCAAAAGGTCTGGTCATTATTATATGGTTTACCAGTGGTCACTCTGTGCTGTGATTTCCACATCCCATAAGTTCTCCTTTGGCAACAAAGTGCTTTGGGAGCGTGTCCTAAAATTAGGAAAATCCTTTCGTTCGGCCGAAAGCAACATCGACCGCACGAGCTGTTTTGTTAAtgggtataaagaggagagagggagggatgagataagggctggtaggtgataggtggatccaggtgaggtgggggatgatgggcaggtggagccaggagggggaagttAAGAGACTGAGGCTGTGGGTGATGTAGAAAcatacaagaaagaaaattaacatgGGCGGATGGAGCCAGCTGGATTATTGGCGTTTTATTGTAGCTGGAACTCATCCAAAATTCCCCATATTCTAGCTTTCCCTACTGTGCTCAACAAACTACACTGGCTGCCAGTTGACAATGCCTCAATGTAAAAACCCCCATCGAGTCTCTCCAAGGCCGCCATCTCCGTAACCAACTGCAACAGACAGCCCGGTGGCACAGCGggcagagccgctgtctcacagccccagcgatccaggttcgatTCCAACCTCCGGCGCGCTGTGTCTTGCGTACGTGTGCACGCTCAcacggagtttgcatgttctccctgtgactgcgtgggtttcccttgaGTGCTCCggtcccctcccacatcccaatgacgtgcgggggtcggtgggttaattgcccctcatgtgcaggtgggtggtagaaacTGGAGGGGTGGTTGATAGGaaagaggggagaataaaatgggattaatgtaggcgggtggttgatggtcaggacagactcagtgggccaaagggcctgcttctgtgctgtatgactccaagccTAAATCCTCCAAGGCATCATGCTGGTACAACACTGGCCTCTTCAACGTCTTCGTCTCCTCGACCCTTGGCTCCGAGGTGCCCACACCGCACCTGTCCACCCCTCAGAGGAACGGCAtttcatattccgccttgagaGTCTCTAACCTGACGGCATGATCATCGATtcctctaacttcaggtaactgctaccctctgtcccttccctcctttttcctgatcccactgccccccatgtctttcctctcccccatgccctgcatctgcccatcacccacacacccctcccactggttcccctccccaccttggtccaatgtcctctcctatcagattccatcttcttcaaccctcttcccagcttctgacatcattcccactctcccccctcgctcacctgcctatcacccccctcacctggatccacctatcacctgccagctcgtcctcccccccccacctttttataccagctatctcccctcttcctttccagtccagatgaagggtctcaaccacacgttgactgtccatttccctccacagatgctgcccaacctgctgatttcctccagctcctttgtgcatTGCCCCTTGGTGAACACACCGTGTGGGTTTTACCCTTTTACCTTCCGTCACTTTGCCCTCCACACACTGCCGTGTCACCGATGACTTCTTCAGCTGATCAGCCGCGGCTCTCCTTGCGTCGAAGCCCGCTTCCTTCAGCTGCTGCAGCTCCTGCCCCAGTGCCAGGGTGGTGTTGTACTCGGGAACGGCCAGGGGACGGTCCTGGCGATCCTCAGCGCCCCCCAGGAGCCCGGAAAGCTTGACTAGTTTGTTCGCTCTGGCCGGTTTAATTGCTCTATTCTTCCGTGAATTGCTGTGGGATGGTCCTTTATCCTTTCGGTCCGTGGAGAAAACAGAAGATGGGTTGGTTAGCGGTTGGACAATTGAATCGCTGGTCTTGGGATCCAGTTCCAGAGCTGGGTTTACAGGGCTCGCATCTTCTGGCCTGTTATCTGGATCCCCCTGGATTAACCTTTCCCTGTCACAGCTCTTGGACTCACAGACAGTGTCAAAACGAACCTGAAGCAGGAAAGAGATTGTCAAAgccaaagtggagtttattgtcatctgcacaagtccatgtgtgcacaggtgcaatgaaaaactcactcacagcaacatcacaggcacatgtattagagacacaacattcacaagaaaaacaaattatacaagaaagaacacaattagaacaaaaaaaaaatccattgcagtgcaaagtggtcattgtgttgctataccgaggtggtgattagggatgtgccagttggttcaagaaccaaatggttgaagggaagcagctgttcctgaccctggtggtgtgggactgcaggcttcctcctgcctgatgggagctgcgagaagatggcatggcccagctggtggggatctttgatgatggatgttgccttcttgaggcagcgcctcctgtcgatactactgacggtggggagggatgtacccgtgatgtactgggccgagtccactactctctgcagcttcttacattcctgcgcattcggattgccgtcccagaccatgatgcaaccagttaggatcctttcaacagtacatctctagaagtttgttagagtgttcggtgacaatccGAACcctcttaaccttctaagaaagtaaagatgctggcgtgccttccttgtgattgcatctgtgacctgggcccaggacaggtcatctgagatgttaacgctgcagaatttaaagctgctgacctccAATATAGACTAGTGCATATCtgcccctccttcccttcctgaagtcaataatcagtCCAGTTTATAATCAGAAAACTCACCAACACTCTATCCCTAATCCTTGCTCTCTGCCATACTTAATTGGTGAGCACTAGTCCCATTATTGTCATAATTAGCGATTCTACCAGTGGGTTAATTTGCTGTGGATTCTACCAGGCCATCTTAATTTAGCATGGGATAGGGGTCTCCATGCTGAAGGTGGGTGTCTCCATTACCTGCCGACGGCCGACTCTCCCACTCACACCTTCATCCGCtgccttctcctgctttttcAGTATTCCCGTACATTTGCTCATCTTGTCCGGTGTCAGGGAAACATCCAGGTCTGGAACAGAGTCCACCTCAGCCGGCCCCACGAGCAAGGGTCTTGGAGCTGCCCAGATGGGGAGGCTATCCTCGTCCACGTAGTTCTGAGGGGTGTACATCTTTGCTGGGAAGCGCAAGGTGTCACACTTCATCTTCAGTGCCTGCTTATACTGGAGCAGGGACAGGGTCGCTGATGCTCTTGGTGATGTCTCTCGGAACACCAAAGGCAGCCTGTTACAGAGAGGAGCATGAGTGGGCTGAGAATTTACAGTACGGAGGATCGTAGGTGGCACAGTCacgcagctggcagagctgctgcttcacagctccagcaacctgggtccgCTCCTGACTGCCGTTAACTGCAtgccccccaccctcactacccTCTCCCTCACTACCCTCCCTTGATCGCATGCCCCCCCTCACTCACTGCCTCACTTCCTTCTTACCCTTTTCCTCCCCACCActcctctccctcttcttccctccatttcactccctcactctcctctctacttcactccccctccccacttcactccctccaccttccccctcctccctccccacttcactccctccaccttcccctcctccctcacatcctcattccctcctcccctccctctcattccctcctcccctcattccctccctcccctcccattccctcctcccctccctccccctcattcctccccctcattcctcccctctccctcattcctcccctccctcattccctcccctccctccccctcattcctcccctcctccctccccctcattcctcccccctccctccccctcattcctcccccctccctccccctcattcctcccctcccctcattccctctcctcccctccctccccctcattcctcccctccctccccattccctcctcccctccctccccctcattcctcccctcctccccctcattcctcccctccctcattccctcctcccctccctccccctcattcctccctcctccctccccctcattcctccccctcccctcattccctctcctcccctcccctcattcctcccctccctccctcccccattccctcctcccctccctccccctcattcctccccccctcattccctctcctcccctccccctcattcctcccctccctccccattccctcctcccctccctccccctcattcctccccccctcattccctcccctccctccccctcattccctcctctcctccctccccctccctcaggaACCTTTGAATCTCCCGCCCGCGGAGGGAGCCGTCAGCCCGTCAGCCTGGCCGCCGGCTCACCGACCCCCGGTTCACCGACCCCCGGTTCACCGACCCCCGGTTCACCGacccccggccccggcccccgGCCGCCGGACGTCGACGACGGGAGAAACCGGCGCcaaaaacattttccttttatCGTCCTTTTCTTTTATTTCGGCGACGCCCGGATCCGCCGCGCGTGACGTCACGGAGAAGGGCGTGAACATCGACGTGATGGGCAGCGGCCGCAGCGAATCAGAGCGCGCCCCGTCCAGGGTGGCCGACTTGAGTGACAGGAGCATCAGCGACTGGCAAAGCTGACCGCACCTTGCATTTACGTAGCGCCTTGCACACCCCCATCCAGGGCAACATCAATTAACTTCACTTTCAAAGTGTTGTCA
It encodes:
- the ppp1r35 gene encoding protein phosphatase 1 regulatory subunit 35; its protein translation is MKCDTLRFPAKMYTPQNYVDEDSLPIWAAPRPLLVGPAEVDSVPDLDVSLTPDKMSKCTGILKKQEKAADEGVSGRVGRRQVRFDTVCESKSCDRERLIQGDPDNRPEDASPVNPALELDPKTSDSIVQPLTNPSSVFSTDRKDKGPSHSNSRKNRAIKPARANKLVKLSGLLGGAEDRQDRPLAVPEYNTTLALGQELQQLKEAGFDARRAAADQLKKSSVTRQCVEGKVTEGLNVPKDLQRYRGLVSLEVPVDEVLNSAIQEKMLLVKPRAESKKHTVGVEAPDLMVFYNASELLMEDPHLSVDGLPTLKVQPQPKPAASCFDLYRKLKQWEA